Proteins from a genomic interval of Amphiura filiformis chromosome 9, Afil_fr2py, whole genome shotgun sequence:
- the LOC140161167 gene encoding uncharacterized protein isoform X2, which produces MTLLLRGSILSVLLTLILADNHPANIDDIAEQQADLTKYMFEMIEDKLSDQEMHLEDKIVALEARVEEKLSEQEMLLEVKIAGLEARVVEVESRPVPTAPNQGPDEPSDAEEHLTTPKVMEMRATTPKLRFRTRDPKVEQAEAIATESLKVTTMKATTTVTTTPPTTTVTTTPPTNPPTTTTPRPTTTIMKTTTSATTQAPTTTQTSATTQAATTTQAATTTQGATTTQAATTTQAATTTQAATTTQAATITQTATTTQAATTMQATTTTQTPTTTQAATTTQAATTTQAATTTQAATNTQAATTTQTPTTTQAATTTQAPTTNQTATNTQAATNTQAATTTQTSATTQAATTTKAATTTQTPATTQATTTQAPTTTEGSMYSVSCAEVYAKGYRSSGEYPLDSDGMGPLAPFTAYCDMETGEGITMIGHENEDEIIHVNGFEKPGSFVLEMMYDYEITIQQLAALADVSADCRQYVKYACRLSSLMAVEARSGRTYAWWTDRNGDKRVNWAGAPTDSMKCACGVSGDCFDDSPTCNCDARKAKNQADEGYFDDKDLLPIMSIRLGDTSGRKERGALSVGKFICRG; this is translated from the exons ATGACACTTTTACTTCGAGGAAGTATTTTGTCAGTCCTCTTGACCCTCATCCTGGCAGACAACCACCCAGCCAACATCGATGatatagcagaacaacaagctGATTTGACTAAGTACATGTTTGAAATGATTGAAGACAAATTATCAGATCAAGAGATGCATCTGGAGGATAAAATTGTAGCTCTTGAGGCCAGGGTGGAGGAAAAGTTATCAGAGCAAGAGATGTTACTGGAGGTTAAAATTGCTGGTCTTGAGGCTAGAGTGGTGGAAGTCgaatctagacctgtccctacTGCTCCCAACCAAG GACCGGATGAGCCATCAGATGCGGAGGAACACCTAACTACCCCTAAAGTGATGGAAATGAGGGCAACAACACCCAAGTTACGATTCCGAA CACGAGATCCCAAAGTAGAGCAGGCGGAGGCCATCGCAACAGAG TCTTTGAAAGTAACAACAATGAAGGCTACCACCACCGTAACCACCACACCGCCTACCACCACAGTAACCACTACACCGCCTACCAACCCACCTACTACCACGACACCTAGGCCTACCACAACTATCATGAAAACCACAACTTCAGCAACCACCCAGGCTCCAACAACCACCCAGACCTCGGCAACCACCCAGGCTGCAACAACCACCCAAGCTGCAACAACCACCCAAGGTGCAACAACCACCCAGGCTGCAACAACCACCCAAGCTGCAACAACCACCCAGGCTGCAACAACCACCCAAGCTGCAACAATCACCCAGACTGCAACAACCACCCAAGCTGCAACAACCATGCAGGCTACAACAACCACTCAGACCCCAACAACCACACAGGCTGCAACAACCACCCAGGCTGCAACAACCACCCAGGCTGCAACAACCACCCAGGCTGCAACAAACACCCAGGCTGCAACAACCACTCAGACCCCAACAACCACACAGGCTGCAACAACCACCCAGGCTCCAACAACCAACCAGACTGCAACAAACACCCAGGCTGCAACAAACACCCAGGCTGCAACAACCACCCAGACCTCGGCAACCACCCAGGCCGCAACAACAACCAAGGCCGCAACAACCACCCAGACTCCAGCAACCACACAAGCCACAACCACACAGGCTCCAACAACCACAGAAGGTTCAATGTACTCTGTGTCATGTGCTGAAGTCTATGCGAAAGGTTACAGATCATCGGGAGAATATCCGCTAGATTCTGATGGCATGGGGCCACTAGCTCCCTTCACAGCTTACTGCGATATGGAAACAGGAGAAG gtatcactatgataggccacGAGAACGAAGATGAGATCATTCATGTGAACGGATTTGAAAAACCTGGATCGTTTGTTCTGGAGATGATGTATGACTATGAAATCACGATCCAACAACTGGCTGCTCTAGCTGATGTGTCTGCGGATTGCAGACAATATGTCAAG tATGCATGTAGATTGTCTAGTCTTATGGCTGTTGAAGCGAGGTCTGGGAGGACATATGCTTGGTGGACGGATCGTAATGGCGATAAAAGGGTCAACTGGGCTGGTGCGCCGACGGATAGCATGAAATGCGCATGTGGAG TAAGCGGTGATTGTTTCGACGATTCACCAACTTGTAACTGTGACGCGAGAAAGGCGAAGAATCAAGCTGATGAAGGATACTTTGATGACAAGGACCTGTTGCCTATTATGAGTATCCGCCTGGGAGACACGTCGGGCAGGAAGGAAAGAGGCGCACTGAGTGTTGGAAAGTTCATCTGTCGTGGATAA
- the LOC140161167 gene encoding uncharacterized protein isoform X1, which produces MTLLLRGSILSVLLTLILADNHPANIDDIAEQQADLTKYMFEMIEDKLSDQEMHLEDKIVALEARVEEKLSEQEMLLEVKIAGLEARVVEVESRPVPTAPNQGPDEPSDAEEHLTTPKVMEMRATTPKLRFRTRDPKVEQAEAIATESEPSTTKRPVTCVGEQKSLKVTTMKATTTVTTTPPTTTVTTTPPTNPPTTTTPRPTTTIMKTTTSATTQAPTTTQTSATTQAATTTQAATTTQGATTTQAATTTQAATTTQAATTTQAATITQTATTTQAATTMQATTTTQTPTTTQAATTTQAATTTQAATTTQAATNTQAATTTQTPTTTQAATTTQAPTTNQTATNTQAATNTQAATTTQTSATTQAATTTKAATTTQTPATTQATTTQAPTTTEGSMYSVSCAEVYAKGYRSSGEYPLDSDGMGPLAPFTAYCDMETGEGITMIGHENEDEIIHVNGFEKPGSFVLEMMYDYEITIQQLAALADVSADCRQYVKYACRLSSLMAVEARSGRTYAWWTDRNGDKRVNWAGAPTDSMKCACGVSGDCFDDSPTCNCDARKAKNQADEGYFDDKDLLPIMSIRLGDTSGRKERGALSVGKFICRG; this is translated from the exons ATGACACTTTTACTTCGAGGAAGTATTTTGTCAGTCCTCTTGACCCTCATCCTGGCAGACAACCACCCAGCCAACATCGATGatatagcagaacaacaagctGATTTGACTAAGTACATGTTTGAAATGATTGAAGACAAATTATCAGATCAAGAGATGCATCTGGAGGATAAAATTGTAGCTCTTGAGGCCAGGGTGGAGGAAAAGTTATCAGAGCAAGAGATGTTACTGGAGGTTAAAATTGCTGGTCTTGAGGCTAGAGTGGTGGAAGTCgaatctagacctgtccctacTGCTCCCAACCAAG GACCGGATGAGCCATCAGATGCGGAGGAACACCTAACTACCCCTAAAGTGATGGAAATGAGGGCAACAACACCCAAGTTACGATTCCGAA CACGAGATCCCAAAGTAGAGCAGGCGGAGGCCATCGCAACAGAG TCTGAACCATCAACAACCAAACGCCCAGTAACGTGTGTGGGGGAGCAGAAG TCTTTGAAAGTAACAACAATGAAGGCTACCACCACCGTAACCACCACACCGCCTACCACCACAGTAACCACTACACCGCCTACCAACCCACCTACTACCACGACACCTAGGCCTACCACAACTATCATGAAAACCACAACTTCAGCAACCACCCAGGCTCCAACAACCACCCAGACCTCGGCAACCACCCAGGCTGCAACAACCACCCAAGCTGCAACAACCACCCAAGGTGCAACAACCACCCAGGCTGCAACAACCACCCAAGCTGCAACAACCACCCAGGCTGCAACAACCACCCAAGCTGCAACAATCACCCAGACTGCAACAACCACCCAAGCTGCAACAACCATGCAGGCTACAACAACCACTCAGACCCCAACAACCACACAGGCTGCAACAACCACCCAGGCTGCAACAACCACCCAGGCTGCAACAACCACCCAGGCTGCAACAAACACCCAGGCTGCAACAACCACTCAGACCCCAACAACCACACAGGCTGCAACAACCACCCAGGCTCCAACAACCAACCAGACTGCAACAAACACCCAGGCTGCAACAAACACCCAGGCTGCAACAACCACCCAGACCTCGGCAACCACCCAGGCCGCAACAACAACCAAGGCCGCAACAACCACCCAGACTCCAGCAACCACACAAGCCACAACCACACAGGCTCCAACAACCACAGAAGGTTCAATGTACTCTGTGTCATGTGCTGAAGTCTATGCGAAAGGTTACAGATCATCGGGAGAATATCCGCTAGATTCTGATGGCATGGGGCCACTAGCTCCCTTCACAGCTTACTGCGATATGGAAACAGGAGAAG gtatcactatgataggccacGAGAACGAAGATGAGATCATTCATGTGAACGGATTTGAAAAACCTGGATCGTTTGTTCTGGAGATGATGTATGACTATGAAATCACGATCCAACAACTGGCTGCTCTAGCTGATGTGTCTGCGGATTGCAGACAATATGTCAAG tATGCATGTAGATTGTCTAGTCTTATGGCTGTTGAAGCGAGGTCTGGGAGGACATATGCTTGGTGGACGGATCGTAATGGCGATAAAAGGGTCAACTGGGCTGGTGCGCCGACGGATAGCATGAAATGCGCATGTGGAG TAAGCGGTGATTGTTTCGACGATTCACCAACTTGTAACTGTGACGCGAGAAAGGCGAAGAATCAAGCTGATGAAGGATACTTTGATGACAAGGACCTGTTGCCTATTATGAGTATCCGCCTGGGAGACACGTCGGGCAGGAAGGAAAGAGGCGCACTGAGTGTTGGAAAGTTCATCTGTCGTGGATAA
- the LOC140160151 gene encoding uncharacterized protein produces the protein MVILNFLVRLKTTNRTKSTRIKFNLDRLKDPNISDSFKATVGGKFAPLLMLNDNDSFEMLTSKFNEIMIEAATETLEKHRRKTQKWVTEDILDMCDKRRKLKKDKNTPAGTKGYKKVSKQIRQSMNKAKDHWIKKQCTELEESLEKNNSRRAFQIVNDLTKPRQPRVKTIQDKEGNCLTEEEDILKRWTEYCSDLFNHQTNGDPSVTISQESSNNDDFPVLREEVEKAIKSLQNGKAPGIDNITAELIRHGGEMTIDILTVICNKIWQSGDWPTPWTQVAHHHAPQERQPAKMPELQNHQFNQSLQ, from the coding sequence ATGGTGATATTGAACTTCCTAGTCCGGTTAAAGACTACCAATCGGACCAAGAGCACCAGGATCAAGTTCAACTTGGACAGACTGAAAGACCCCAACATCTCTGATTCCTTCAAAGCAACAGTAGGTGGGAAATTTGCTCCCTTGTTGATGCTCAACGACAACGACAGTTTCGAAATGCTGACATCAAAATTCAATGAAATCATGATTGAGGCAGCAACGGAGACACTTGAGAAACATCGCAGGAAAACACAAAAATGGGTTACTGAGGACATATTGGACATGTGTGACAAAAGGAGAAAGCTAAAGAAGGATAAGAACACACCAGCAGGTACCAAAGGGTACAAGAAAGTCAGCAAGCAGATCAGGCAAAGTATGAATAAAGCCAAGGATCATTGGATCAAGAAACAATGTACTGAGCTGGAAGAAAGCCTGGAGAAAAACAATAGCCGAAGAGCATTTCAGATTGTCAATGACCTCACAAAACCTAGACAGCCACGTGTAAAAACCATCCAAGACAAAGAGGGGAACTGTCTCACAGAAGAGGAAGACATACTAAAGAGGTGGACGGAGTATTGCTCAGACCTTTTTAATCACCAGACAAACGGAGATCCTAGTGTAACCATAAGCCAGGAATCATCAAACAATGACGACTTTCCCGTCTTGAGGGAAGAGGTGGAGAAAGCCATTAAATCACTTCAGAATGGAAAGGCTCCGGGGATAGACAATATTACAGCTGAGCTCATCAGACATGGAGGCGAAATGACAATTGACATCCTCACAGTCATTTGCAATAAGATATGGCAATCTGGTGATTGGCCAACACCATGGACTCAAGTCGCTCATCATCACGCTCCCCAAGAAAGGCAACCTGCAAAAATGCCAGAACTACAGAACCATCAGTTTAATCAGTCACTTCAGTAA